The Triticum dicoccoides isolate Atlit2015 ecotype Zavitan unplaced genomic scaffold, WEW_v2.0 scaffold169497, whole genome shotgun sequence DNA segment TGCTTCATCCCAGGATTTTCCTTGTGCCGGGTGTGGATACGCAGGAGCCTTCGGGTTTGTGAAAGTTATGCTTATTTGAATGTGTGATAAACTTTGGTTGTTATATTGTATATAAAAGATGCAAATAGCCATGTTAGAGCACTGATAAAAGATGAGAAGGCTAAAATAAATATTACTCCCATACTCTCAGTTGAAACGGCATTAACTGTCATGGTGTCAGAAAAACAACATTGACTATCAATCTACCATGCACAAATTCAGAGTGATTAATGTTCAACTCTTTCCCCTAAAAAATATGAAAGCTGTTCAATTTCAACTTTCAACACCCTGTAGTTCAGTGTAGTGAGTTGATCTCTTATATGAATTAATAACGAGCATTTGTACATACATTTGAGAGGCCTCCAGAAAATAGTGCGAATGATATCCCTCGTCTGATTAATTATCTGAAGCCTCAAGGACCCTTTTCCGGTCTTTGCATAGTCAGCTGTCGTGTAGTTTGCATATTGGAACTGCCAAAAATGATACCTCATTATTCAGCATATGTTAAAATGTTCTGAGCTCATATGGAGGAAGGCTGGCGGAAAATAACACCGACCTTAATAGGAGTCGTGCATAAAAGAGGGGCCTCAACCCACTGGTTCTCTGATGGGCAAATGGAGTCACTGACAAATAAAAAAAAAAGTAAATCAGAATAAGCTTCTGAATCATCATCTTTCTCTTACCAAGAGAAATATTTAAGATGTGCATCTTTACTGAAATCAGCAGGGGATAAGACCCAAATATAGTCTATCCTTGGATGGCTTGGGGTTGTAAATCCAATGGTCACCCACTCTTGATCCTGCccctataacagatatggccttttACTGTGTCGAGGTGAAAATCGTGTTGTCCAAGGGAGAGAGAAACGGATGCCCACCCCAGCCACCATTCCACAACCCTATCTTGCcgatccctctccctctccctcgtcttCCGCCGCCACCATTCAATGCCGGCCTCCcccacagccgccgccgccacccacgtcCTCCCCCACAACTGGCGCACCCaccccttctcttctctcctcaccTTCTCCCCACCACCGGCGACCTCCTCCCCTGTCCCTCGGGCATCCAACACGAACCTAGCATTACCCAGACAGGGGGATGGGGAATGGGGACGCACCTTGCCGATTTCCATGGCATCCCGAGAAGAAGTTTCTCCTCGAGCACCTCGCTCCGTCGTGAATCCGTGGAGAAGCGGGGATCCTCAATGAGCTCCTCTCCCGACGGCATGACGAGGATCTACGACGGCGTCCTGGTCAACGCCGTCACCTCGCCGCCAACTCGTGCATGTCGCGCCCGCCCAGACCGCGCACCACCGCGCACCGGTTCTCCAGATTGCGCCCGGTCGCCGCGCCGACTTGGCTCTGCTCTGCCCGTGACGGCTGTCGTGTCCGCTCTCGTGATGCGCCGATCTGGTCCGCTGCCATCGGCCACTGCAGCTCCTCCATTGCGGGTCGCTTCTACCACGAGCACGTAGGCTACCGCTGCTCCTCCGGCGCCCGCATCGAGTCGCTGCTGCTCTCCTCGAGGCTCGAGCGGTTGCCTGTGTGTGCCCGTGCaagcgagggagagagggaggaga contains these protein-coding regions:
- the LOC119344459 gene encoding probable inactive purple acid phosphatase 1, with amino-acid sequence MPSGEELIEDPRFSTDSRRSEVLEEKLLLGMPWKSASDSICPSENQWVEAPLLCTTPIKFQYANYTTADYAKTGKGSLRLQIINQTRDIIRTIFWRPLKLTWTSGYSTKEAAPFVEWGIQGQIQILSPARHPHVQSRHYVWC